A single Gammaproteobacteria bacterium DNA region contains:
- a CDS encoding DUF6263 family protein: MKSAWCMAAATAALLFSTPLASYGQDPPRPAEPLDTPILLRLAPPEGQVSRYAHSTQAEVESPMMPSSPVMTMRTYQTRTVVGVADEVIRLRTTIDSTSTAMPMPVPGMEMPDFSGSAITTEMDTRGRVLGVIDTEGMPAIAGFNPEDLLQQSGSFVLPEEEVSPGDSWTQDVPMELPMGPGGSMSMGIATTYTFVGLDGSLATLSFEGPIEMDMEVAGGGMTATGTMSGTMIVDLAEGRFRSQSTRASFDVSMAGMTMETNVTTTMELLPDP; this comes from the coding sequence ATGAAGTCAGCATGGTGCATGGCCGCAGCTACCGCGGCCCTCTTGTTCTCGACCCCTCTCGCCTCATACGGGCAGGATCCGCCCAGACCGGCTGAACCGCTCGACACGCCCATCCTGCTGAGGCTGGCGCCACCCGAGGGGCAGGTATCCCGCTACGCCCACTCCACGCAGGCGGAAGTGGAGAGCCCGATGATGCCGTCAAGCCCTGTCATGACCATGCGCACGTATCAGACGCGGACCGTGGTCGGGGTTGCGGACGAGGTGATCCGACTCCGGACGACCATCGACTCGACCTCCACGGCAATGCCGATGCCCGTGCCCGGGATGGAGATGCCGGACTTTTCCGGGAGTGCCATCACCACGGAAATGGACACACGCGGCCGGGTGCTCGGCGTCATTGACACCGAAGGCATGCCGGCGATCGCCGGATTCAACCCGGAGGACCTCCTCCAGCAGTCGGGCAGTTTCGTACTTCCCGAGGAGGAGGTCAGCCCGGGGGATTCCTGGACCCAGGACGTGCCGATGGAGTTGCCCATGGGTCCCGGGGGATCGATGTCCATGGGGATCGCAACGACGTACACCTTCGTCGGGTTGGACGGAAGCCTCGCAACCCTCTCGTTCGAGGGGCCCATCGAGATGGATATGGAAGTGGCGGGCGGAGGCATGACGGCCACCGGAACCATGTCCGGCACCATGATCGTGGACCTCGCCGAGGGCCGATTCCGGAGCCAGTCGACCCGCGCCAGCTTCGACGTGAGCATGGCCGGGATGACGATGGAGACGAACGTGACGACCACGATGGAACTGTTACCCGATCCCTGA
- a CDS encoding DEAD/DEAH box helicase, with amino-acid sequence MSLPFHPIVAGWFTETLGPPLPAQERAWAAIRDGRHTLLAAPTGSGKTLAAFLNAIDELLREGLEHGLENEVRVLYISPLKALSADIHKNLEEPLAAIRERAEGAGLPGVRIRSAVRTGDTPSSRRAAMLRTPPHILVTTPESLYLLLTAERSRAMLGTVRTVIVDEIHAVIDSRRGSHLALSLERLGHVVGRPLQRIGLSATQKPVGEVARFLLGSQNRDAEIDPERCQIIDAGHRRTMDLAIEVPPSPMEAVMSHEVWSEVYERLTESIEAHRTTLVFVNTRRMAERLAARLTDRLGEEAVTAHHGSLSKEARLSAEDRLRAGTLKALVATASLELGIDIGHVDLVCQIGSPRWISTFLQRVGRSGHTVRGTPKGRLFPLSRDDLVECAALVRAVNDGELDRLVMMPQPLDVLAQQTVAESACEPWSEDDLYHLWRGAYPYRELARAHFDEVVQMVAEGFVTRRGRRGALVHRDRVNGRIKGRRAARLTAITAGGAIPDNADYRVVLDPEETFIGTLNEDFAIESSAGDIFQLGNTSWRILQVNSGTVRVADAHGEPPTIPFWLGEAPGRSAELSTAVARLRSDVEARLDGEQEDAAAKWLEELGLSDSAARQIQHYLREAKHILGALPTQDTLVLERFFDEAGGMQMILHAPFGSRVNRAWGLALRKKFCRQFNFELQAAATEEGVLLSLGPQHSFPLEDVFRYVHPDTLERTLVQALIDSPVFPTRWRWNATISLAVLRNRAGRKVPPQLQRMEADDLMAAAFPDAAACLENIGGDREIPDHPLVRQTMRDCLEEAMAMSELDAVLRRVLAGEIRYVTRDTPEPSVLSHEILNSAPYSFLDDAPLEERRARAVQTRRAFEPSSADELGALDPAAIQRVREEVWPDPRDADELHDALLTAGVLTTAEGEQGNRGAEGDGRSWQGLFEELCATGRAGRLQVGEAGSSVDSDALAWWVSAERLPEVLAAAGAEVRLEPALTPPADLAAREWSREEAVRELVRGRLQLCGPVTAGEMAQALAVDEPEVKAALLALEAEGFVLRGAFTSPDAGVEWCERRLLARIHRYTLNRLRAEIRPVSQADFMRFLFAWQRVAEGEQAAGVEGLAGVLAQLEGFETCAGAWEADVLGRRVTSYDPGLLDAVCLAGRVTWARISPPAGNGRSMRGPLPATPIAFLDRSRMEVWLRPGGDPSTNGAASLLSAHGRAVHDVLADRGASFFHELVGASGLLPTRVEEALGELVAAGLATADSFTGLRALLVPSDRRKPLGPAGRSSRAASVVGARGRLGRRGRRRSSVAFGVDSAGRWSLLRRDLPDSGGGAGEEARAASIARVLLRRYGVVFRRLLDNEPRTLPWWQLVRALRRMEARGDVRGGRFVNGVSGEQFALPEAVGLLRRIRRRTPSGRPVPVSAADPLNLTGILAPGPRIAKSTRSRVVYRDGVPVAAHEGGAFVRLGEYEDGVANQIERAARIGSLPPALRSYMGRKRRAAAAGRTNN; translated from the coding sequence ATGAGCCTGCCCTTCCACCCGATCGTCGCCGGCTGGTTCACCGAGACGCTGGGGCCGCCGCTCCCAGCCCAGGAGCGCGCCTGGGCCGCCATCCGCGATGGCCGCCACACGCTCCTCGCCGCCCCGACCGGGTCCGGCAAGACCCTTGCCGCCTTCCTGAACGCCATCGACGAGCTGCTGCGCGAAGGGCTCGAGCATGGTCTCGAGAACGAGGTTCGCGTCCTCTACATCTCGCCCCTGAAGGCGCTCAGCGCCGACATCCACAAGAACCTGGAGGAGCCGCTCGCCGCCATCCGCGAGCGCGCCGAGGGCGCGGGGCTGCCCGGCGTCCGCATCCGTTCCGCGGTACGCACCGGAGATACGCCCTCCTCGCGCCGCGCCGCCATGCTGCGCACCCCTCCACATATTCTGGTCACCACGCCGGAATCCCTCTACCTGCTCCTGACCGCCGAGCGCAGCCGGGCGATGCTCGGCACCGTGCGCACGGTGATCGTGGACGAGATCCACGCCGTGATCGATTCGCGCCGCGGATCGCATCTGGCGCTCAGCTTGGAGCGGCTGGGGCACGTCGTGGGCCGGCCCCTGCAGCGCATCGGGCTCTCGGCCACCCAGAAGCCGGTCGGCGAGGTCGCGCGCTTCCTGCTGGGGAGCCAGAACCGGGATGCGGAGATCGATCCGGAGCGCTGCCAAATCATTGACGCAGGGCATCGCCGCACCATGGACCTGGCCATCGAGGTGCCGCCATCGCCCATGGAAGCGGTGATGTCGCACGAGGTATGGTCGGAGGTCTACGAACGGCTGACCGAGTCGATCGAGGCCCACAGGACCACCCTCGTCTTCGTCAACACGCGCCGGATGGCGGAGCGGCTCGCGGCCCGGCTGACCGACCGGCTGGGCGAGGAGGCGGTCACCGCGCACCACGGCAGCCTCTCCAAGGAGGCGCGGCTGTCCGCGGAGGACCGTCTGCGCGCGGGCACGCTGAAGGCGCTGGTGGCCACCGCGTCGCTCGAGCTCGGCATCGACATCGGGCATGTGGATCTGGTGTGCCAGATCGGCTCCCCGCGCTGGATCTCGACCTTCCTGCAGCGGGTGGGGCGCTCCGGGCACACCGTGCGCGGCACTCCGAAGGGCCGCCTTTTCCCGCTCTCCCGCGACGACCTGGTGGAGTGCGCTGCGCTCGTGCGCGCTGTGAACGACGGGGAACTGGACCGGCTGGTCATGATGCCGCAGCCGCTCGACGTGCTGGCGCAGCAGACCGTGGCCGAGTCCGCGTGCGAGCCCTGGTCCGAGGACGACCTCTACCACCTCTGGCGCGGCGCGTACCCGTACCGCGAGCTGGCGCGCGCCCACTTCGACGAGGTGGTGCAGATGGTGGCCGAGGGCTTCGTCACCCGGCGCGGCCGGCGCGGGGCGCTGGTGCACCGGGACCGGGTCAACGGGCGCATCAAGGGCCGGCGCGCGGCCCGCCTCACCGCGATCACGGCGGGGGGCGCCATCCCCGACAACGCCGACTACCGGGTGGTGCTCGATCCCGAAGAGACCTTCATCGGCACCCTCAACGAGGACTTCGCCATCGAGAGTTCCGCGGGCGATATCTTCCAGTTGGGCAACACCTCCTGGCGCATTCTCCAAGTCAATTCCGGCACCGTCCGGGTGGCGGACGCGCACGGGGAGCCGCCGACGATCCCGTTCTGGCTGGGAGAGGCGCCCGGGCGGAGCGCGGAATTGTCGACCGCGGTGGCCCGGCTGCGCTCGGATGTCGAGGCCCGCCTGGACGGGGAGCAGGAGGATGCGGCCGCGAAGTGGCTCGAGGAACTCGGGCTTTCGGACTCGGCCGCGCGCCAGATCCAGCACTATCTGCGGGAGGCGAAGCACATCCTCGGAGCGCTGCCCACGCAGGACACGCTGGTGCTCGAACGCTTCTTCGACGAGGCCGGGGGCATGCAGATGATCCTGCACGCGCCCTTCGGCTCGCGGGTGAACCGGGCGTGGGGGCTCGCGCTGCGCAAGAAGTTCTGCCGCCAGTTCAACTTCGAGCTCCAGGCCGCGGCCACCGAGGAGGGCGTGCTGCTCTCGCTCGGACCCCAGCATTCCTTCCCCCTGGAGGATGTCTTCCGCTACGTGCACCCGGACACGCTCGAGCGGACGCTGGTGCAGGCGCTGATCGACTCGCCGGTCTTCCCGACCCGCTGGCGCTGGAACGCGACCATCTCGCTGGCTGTGCTGCGCAACCGGGCCGGGCGGAAGGTGCCGCCCCAGTTGCAGCGCATGGAGGCCGACGACCTGATGGCGGCGGCCTTCCCGGACGCGGCCGCGTGCCTGGAGAACATCGGCGGCGACCGCGAGATCCCCGATCATCCCCTCGTCCGGCAGACGATGCGCGATTGCCTGGAAGAGGCGATGGCGATGAGCGAACTCGACGCCGTGCTGCGGCGGGTGTTGGCGGGGGAGATCCGCTACGTCACGCGCGACACCCCCGAGCCCTCGGTGCTCAGCCACGAGATCCTCAACTCGGCCCCGTATTCGTTCCTGGACGATGCCCCGCTGGAGGAGCGGCGCGCGCGGGCGGTGCAGACAAGGCGCGCGTTCGAGCCCTCGTCCGCGGATGAGCTGGGCGCGCTCGACCCGGCGGCGATCCAGCGCGTGCGCGAGGAGGTGTGGCCCGATCCGCGCGATGCGGACGAACTGCACGACGCGCTGTTGACGGCGGGGGTACTGACGACCGCCGAAGGGGAGCAGGGGAACCGGGGCGCGGAAGGGGATGGACGTTCGTGGCAGGGCCTCTTCGAGGAGCTGTGCGCGACCGGACGGGCGGGGCGGCTGCAAGTGGGTGAGGCCGGCAGTTCGGTCGATTCGGACGCCCTCGCCTGGTGGGTGAGCGCCGAGCGGTTGCCGGAGGTGCTTGCGGCGGCGGGTGCGGAAGTGCGGCTCGAGCCGGCTCTGACTCCGCCTGCCGACCTGGCCGCGCGCGAGTGGAGCCGGGAGGAGGCGGTGCGCGAGCTGGTGCGCGGGCGGTTGCAGTTGTGCGGCCCGGTGACGGCCGGCGAGATGGCGCAAGCGCTCGCGGTGGACGAACCGGAGGTGAAGGCGGCGCTGCTCGCGCTCGAGGCCGAGGGCTTCGTGCTGCGGGGGGCCTTCACCAGCCCGGACGCGGGGGTGGAGTGGTGCGAACGCCGCCTGCTCGCCCGCATCCATCGCTACACCCTGAACCGGTTGCGGGCGGAAATCCGGCCGGTGTCGCAGGCCGACTTCATGCGTTTCCTGTTCGCGTGGCAGAGGGTCGCCGAGGGCGAGCAGGCCGCGGGGGTGGAGGGGCTGGCCGGCGTGCTCGCCCAGCTCGAGGGATTCGAGACCTGCGCGGGCGCGTGGGAGGCGGACGTCCTCGGCCGGCGGGTCACAAGCTACGACCCCGGGCTGCTGGACGCGGTCTGTCTGGCGGGACGCGTCACGTGGGCGCGCATCTCTCCGCCGGCGGGGAACGGTCGCTCGATGCGCGGGCCGCTTCCCGCGACCCCGATCGCCTTCCTGGACCGCAGCCGGATGGAGGTGTGGCTGCGCCCCGGCGGAGATCCCTCGACCAACGGCGCCGCCTCCCTCCTCTCCGCCCACGGACGGGCCGTGCACGACGTGCTGGCCGATCGCGGCGCCTCCTTCTTCCACGAGCTGGTGGGTGCGTCCGGCCTGCTGCCCACCCGGGTGGAGGAGGCGCTGGGCGAGCTGGTCGCCGCCGGCCTGGCCACCGCGGACAGCTTCACAGGGCTGCGCGCGCTGCTCGTGCCCTCCGACCGGCGCAAGCCGCTCGGGCCGGCGGGGCGCTCGTCCCGGGCGGCCAGTGTGGTCGGCGCGCGAGGCCGCCTCGGTCGCCGCGGCCGCCGCCGGTCGTCGGTCGCCTTCGGGGTGGACTCGGCGGGGCGGTGGTCGCTTCTGCGCCGCGACCTGCCCGACAGCGGGGGAGGGGCGGGGGAGGAAGCGCGCGCCGCGTCGATAGCCCGCGTTCTGCTGCGCCGCTACGGGGTGGTGTTCCGCCGGTTGCTCGACAACGAGCCGCGCACGCTCCCCTGGTGGCAGCTGGTGCGCGCGCTCCGCCGCATGGAGGCGAGGGGCGACGTGCGCGGTGGCCGCTTCGTTAACGGGGTGTCCGGCGAGCAGTTCGCGCTCCCCGAGGCGGTGGGCCTGCTGCGCCGCATCCGCCGGAGGACTCCTTCCGGCCGGCCGGTCCCGG
- a CDS encoding gamma-glutamyltransferase codes for MQGLLSSGHPLISEAGADILRAGGNAFDAVVAAAFTSTFVEPTMASLAGAGFVLARTSSGEEILFDFIAATPGRAHPGPPDDGDRDFYAVDILFGDIPQEFTIGLASAAVPGTLKGLVHVHRRLGRLPLAEVVAPAIAAARAGTVITSFVSDSLQLMFPVLRDSPAGTALFLDDGRVLPAGRLHRNPGMADFLESLPGDPRGFYAGDHAETIERDMLEGGGLMTRADLEQFEVIERRPLSVDYRGRRVLTNPPPALGGSLMALRLLLQEETDLSRCAWGSRAHVTATARALEQAVRLRGGEAVPRDPAHAELLESIHAPLIHAVHGTTHLNASDAEGNVAALSMSNGSGSSYFLPGTGIHFNNMMGEGDLHPAGLDASEPGDRVASMMSPTLLLEGDQVLAALGTGGSNRIPSAVFQVVSSLLDLGLSPDEASNFPRMHFDGEQLQIEPGFPDEAMEALAEEWDLSLWPEQSLYFGGVHVVAPRVGRVGGDRRREGHGIVVE; via the coding sequence ATGCAAGGACTTCTCTCTTCCGGACATCCGCTCATCTCCGAGGCCGGCGCCGACATCCTCCGCGCCGGAGGCAACGCCTTCGACGCAGTCGTGGCGGCGGCGTTCACCAGCACGTTCGTGGAGCCCACCATGGCGAGCCTGGCGGGGGCGGGCTTCGTGCTGGCGCGCACGTCTTCCGGGGAGGAGATCCTCTTCGACTTCATCGCCGCCACTCCTGGCCGGGCGCACCCCGGGCCCCCGGACGACGGTGATCGCGACTTCTACGCGGTGGACATCCTCTTCGGGGATATCCCGCAGGAGTTCACCATCGGGCTGGCGTCGGCCGCGGTTCCGGGCACCCTGAAGGGCCTGGTGCACGTGCACCGGCGTCTGGGACGGCTCCCGCTCGCGGAGGTGGTCGCGCCCGCTATCGCCGCCGCACGGGCCGGTACCGTCATCACCTCGTTCGTGTCGGACTCGCTTCAGCTGATGTTTCCCGTGCTGCGGGATTCGCCGGCAGGCACCGCCCTCTTCCTGGATGACGGAAGGGTTCTACCGGCGGGCCGGCTGCACCGCAACCCCGGGATGGCCGATTTCCTGGAAAGCCTGCCGGGCGATCCGCGCGGGTTTTACGCCGGGGACCATGCCGAGACCATCGAACGCGACATGCTCGAGGGCGGCGGGCTGATGACGCGAGCCGATCTCGAACAATTCGAGGTCATCGAACGCCGTCCGCTCTCCGTGGACTATCGCGGGCGTCGCGTCCTCACCAACCCGCCGCCGGCGCTGGGTGGATCGCTGATGGCGCTTCGCCTGCTGCTTCAGGAGGAGACGGATCTGTCGCGCTGCGCCTGGGGAAGCCGCGCGCACGTGACCGCGACGGCGCGGGCGCTCGAGCAGGCGGTCCGCCTCCGGGGAGGAGAGGCGGTCCCGCGCGATCCCGCGCACGCGGAGCTTCTGGAGAGCATCCATGCCCCGTTGATCCACGCCGTGCATGGCACCACCCACCTCAACGCCTCCGACGCCGAGGGCAACGTCGCCGCGCTCTCCATGTCGAACGGATCGGGATCGTCGTATTTCCTTCCCGGAACCGGCATTCACTTCAACAACATGATGGGCGAAGGCGATCTTCACCCGGCCGGACTTGACGCCTCGGAGCCGGGGGACCGGGTGGCGTCGATGATGTCGCCCACGCTGCTGCTGGAGGGAGACCAGGTGCTCGCCGCGCTCGGCACCGGGGGCAGCAACCGCATTCCGTCGGCGGTGTTCCAGGTGGTCTCGTCCCTCCTCGACCTGGGACTCTCGCCCGACGAGGCGTCCAACTTCCCTCGCATGCACTTCGACGGCGAACAGCTCCAGATCGAGCCGGGATTCCCGGATGAGGCGATGGAAGCGCTCGCGGAGGAGTGGGACTTGTCGCTCTGGCCCGAGCAGAGCCTGTACTTCGGCGGGGTGCATGTGGTGGCGCCACGCGTGGGACGCGTCGGCGGCGACCGGCGCCGCGAGGGCCACGGGATCGTCGTGGAGTAG